The Populus alba chromosome 6, ASM523922v2, whole genome shotgun sequence genome contains a region encoding:
- the LOC118030790 gene encoding uncharacterized protein isoform X2, translating to MVWMVNKQVQIGKGKRYHLWLGALLCWLCFMVVTPKITLSHKPLQFADMRNFLGVPNTLNVITNFPFLLVGVVGFVLSLQGCFFNISFMAERVGQRAGLSCLFGLLFAVLFSTAYARTFNDLRLCMMFQLIPCVAIPAMTFLYPPKYTHSRYWLWAAGVCLLAKFEDALDKKIYNANRYLISGHSLEHLCSAAIPVLFAIMLIHRTIRCQRLGDLKERPRP from the exons ATGGTGTGGATGGTAAATAAGCAGGTACAAATAGGGAAAGGGAAGAGATATCACTTATGGCTAGGGGCATTATTATGCTGGCTTTGTTTCATGGTAGTCACTCCTAAAATCACTTTATCTCACAAACCTCTCCAGTTTGCTGACATGAGAAATTTCCTTG GAGTGCCTAATACTTTGAACGTGATCACCAATTTCCCTTTTTTGCTTGTTGGTGTTGTGGGGTTTGTGCTTTCTCTTCAAGGATGCTTTTTCAACATAAG TTTCATGGCAGAGAGAGTGGGGCAAAGGGCTGGATTGAGTTGCTTGTTTGGATTACTATTTGCTGTTTTGTTTAGCACAGCTTATGCAAG AACATTTAATGATCTTCGATTGTGCATGATGTTCCAGTTGATTCCATGCGTAGCTATACCGGCCATGACTTTTTTATACCCACCCAAATACACGCATTCAAGATATTGGCTTTGGGCAGCAG GTGTTTGCCTTTTAGCCAAGTTTGAAGATGCTCTTGACAAGAAAATATACAATGCAAATCGGTACCTTATCAGCGGTCACTCCTTGGAGCACTTGTGCTCGGCAGCAATTCCTGTTTTGTTCGCAATTATGCTCATACACAGAACCATTAGATGTCAAAG ATTAGGTGATTTGAAAGAGCGCCCGCGTCCTTGA
- the LOC118030789 gene encoding NDR1/HIN1-like protein 13 translates to MSDKVFPSSKPAANGTATNATTNNPPPATTNKSHLYNPTSRLPYRPQPHARRHRSRSGRNICCCCCFWTILTILLLLLLAAIAGAALYILYRPHRPSFTITSLRIHRLNLTTSPDSSSSHLSTLFNLTIISKNPNSHISLDYEPFTVSALSDGNDVFLGNGTLPAFSLSKKNQTSFRNVVVSGSNDLDVDAVNSLRSDLKKKKSENGSVMLKIEMDTKVKMKVGGLKTKKVGIRVTCDGIKGSIPKGKTPTVAVTAKSECKVDLRIKIWRWTF, encoded by the coding sequence atgtcAGACAAGGTCTTTCCTTCTTCAAAACCGGCAGCCAATGGCACCGCCACTAACGCCACTACAAACAACCCACCACCTGCCACCACAAACAAATCCCACCTCTACAACCCTACTTCCCGCCTACCTTACCGTCCACAACCTCACGCTCGCCGCCACCGTAGCCGTAGTGGCCGAAAcatctgctgctgctgttgtttcTGGACAATCCTCACCATCCTCTTGCTCCTCCTCCTCGCTGCCATAGCCGGTGCTGCTCTTTACATCCTTTACCGCCCTCACCGCCCTTCCTTTACCATCACCTCCCTGCGTATCCACCGCCTTAACCTCACCACATCTCCCGACTCCTCCAGTTCCCATCTTTCCACTCTCTTTAACCTCACAATCATTTCCAAGAACCCCAATTCACATATCTCGCTAGACTATGAACCCTTCACTGTTTCTGCATTATCTGATGGTAATGATGTGTTCCTTGGGAATGGTACTTTACCTGCTTTTAGCTTGAGTAAAAAGAACCAGACAAGTTTTAGAAACGTTGTGGTCTCGGGGTCGAATGACCTTGACGTGGATGCAGTAAATTCATTGAGATCGGatctgaagaaaaagaaaagtgaaaatggATCGGTAATGTTGAAGATTGAGATGGATACAAAGGTGAAAATGAAGGTGGGTGGATTGAAGACAAAGAAAGTTGGGATAAGAGTTACTTGTGATGGGATCAAAGGGTCTATACCAAAAGGTAAGACACCAACTGTTGCTGTTACTGCTAAGTCTGAGTGTAAGGTTGATCTAAGAATCAAGATTTGGAGGTGGACCTTTTGA
- the LOC118030792 gene encoding pathogen-associated molecular patterns-induced protein A70 codes for MLAESISIWASMNSWLTPAVFFVLLNLMIGTIFVSSRLATQKPGDQRQEQEKHVQAQYGHGYQLTRSPSALQRLKSISLYSYRSQEPATVNFEKHQDSDQRFTFHQQTSQQDYQYHENQNQPTISSSPSILQKIKSINLYSYLSQESLNPTSTKTHENQESTPTHFTSQQIYSQIQEHDERLREQEDEENFHDEENEQIQGQEQTFDEIHSKVQGSKLSKSISDTKPTSGEVPKKLPKKMRKSASAKSAFSHFEEDDIVESRRPATVKEGKTTTEVGDTEVDAKADDFIYKFKQQLKLQRVDSIIRYKDMITGGS; via the coding sequence ATGCTTGCAGAATCCATATCAATCTGGGCTTCTATGAATAGTTGGTTAACCCCAGctgttttctttgttcttctcaATCTAATGATTGGCACCATTTTTGTATCTTCAAGACTAGCCACCCAGAAACCTGGTGACCAAcgtcaagaacaagaaaaacatGTTCAAGCACAGTATGGTCATGGTTACCAGCTTACTAGATCTCCTTCTGCACTACAAAGACTCAAATCTATCAGCTTATATAGCTATAGATCGCAAGAACCTGCAACCGTGAATTTCGAAAAACATCAAGACTCTGACCAACGTTTcacttttcatcaacaaaccTCTCAACAAGATTATCAATACCATGAAAATCAAAACCAGCCAACTATTTCTAGTTCACCTTCGATTTTGCAAAAAATCAAGTCCATCAACCTTTACAGTTACTTATCTCAAGAATCACTTAATCCCACCAGTACCAAAACCCACGAAAACCAAGAAAGCACGCCAACCCATTTCACTTCTCAACAAATTTATAGCCAAATACAAGAACATGATGAACGGCTCCGagaacaagaagatgaggaAAACTTTCACGATGAAGAAAACGAGCAAATCCAAGGCCAAGAACAGACTTTTGATGAGATACACAGCAAGGTACAGGGAAGTAAACTGAGCAAATCCATTTCAGATACAAAACCAACTTCCGGTGAAGTACCCAAAAAGCTGCCAAAGAAAATGAGGAAATCTGCAAGCGCAAAATCTGCCTTTTCTCATTTTGAAGAGGATGACATCGTTGAATCTCGCAGGCCAGCTACTGTGAAAGAAGGGAAGACCACCACTGAGGTTGGTGACACTGAAGTGGATGCTAAAGCTGATGATTTTATATACAAGTTTAAGCAGCAGCTGAAGTTGCAGAGGGTGGATTCTATTATAAGGTACAAAGACATGATTACCGGAGGGAGTTGA
- the LOC118030790 gene encoding uncharacterized protein isoform X1 → MVWMVNKQVQIGKGKRYHLWLGALLCWLCFMVVTPKITLSHKPLQFADMRNFLGVPNTLNVITNFPFLLVGVVGFVLSLQGCFFNISLKGEVWGWALFYGGIVGLAFGSAYYHLKPDDSRVMWDTIPMMIAYSSLFSSFMAERVGQRAGLSCLFGLLFAVLFSTAYARTFNDLRLCMMFQLIPCVAIPAMTFLYPPKYTHSRYWLWAAGVCLLAKFEDALDKKIYNANRYLISGHSLEHLCSAAIPVLFAIMLIHRTIRCQRLGDLKERPRP, encoded by the exons ATGGTGTGGATGGTAAATAAGCAGGTACAAATAGGGAAAGGGAAGAGATATCACTTATGGCTAGGGGCATTATTATGCTGGCTTTGTTTCATGGTAGTCACTCCTAAAATCACTTTATCTCACAAACCTCTCCAGTTTGCTGACATGAGAAATTTCCTTG GAGTGCCTAATACTTTGAACGTGATCACCAATTTCCCTTTTTTGCTTGTTGGTGTTGTGGGGTTTGTGCTTTCTCTTCAAGGATGCTTTTTCAACATAAG TTTGAAAGGAGAGGTTTGGGGCTGGGCACTATTTTATGGTGGAATAGTGGGTTTGGCTTTTGGTTCTGCTTACTATCATCTCAAGCCTGATGACAGTAGAGTAATGTGGGACACCATACCG ATGATGATAGCATATTCTTCACTTTTCTCTAGTTTCATGGCAGAGAGAGTGGGGCAAAGGGCTGGATTGAGTTGCTTGTTTGGATTACTATTTGCTGTTTTGTTTAGCACAGCTTATGCAAG AACATTTAATGATCTTCGATTGTGCATGATGTTCCAGTTGATTCCATGCGTAGCTATACCGGCCATGACTTTTTTATACCCACCCAAATACACGCATTCAAGATATTGGCTTTGGGCAGCAG GTGTTTGCCTTTTAGCCAAGTTTGAAGATGCTCTTGACAAGAAAATATACAATGCAAATCGGTACCTTATCAGCGGTCACTCCTTGGAGCACTTGTGCTCGGCAGCAATTCCTGTTTTGTTCGCAATTATGCTCATACACAGAACCATTAGATGTCAAAG ATTAGGTGATTTGAAAGAGCGCCCGCGTCCTTGA